From Marivirga harenae, one genomic window encodes:
- a CDS encoding phosphopeptide-binding protein, protein MKKATIRFSILFAMAAIFACNTGNKEEKSENEDKSTEEKVQESVSSISLTPVESPQFDDSMLEMLSPMENETNIEAGPVKFSYNVKNYELATQTIDADVKNCANSPKGQHIHLILNNQPYSAHYEAEFTKDLEEGHYVALSFLSRSYHESVKSYGAANIRQFTVGKEPSGQEIADLSDPHMFYSRPKGTYSGKDAKKVLLDFYLLNTELSEEGNKVRATINGEEFMLDNWQPYFIEGAEMGEMKIKLELLDADGKLIPSPFNPVERTVTLEEGDAS, encoded by the coding sequence ATGAAAAAAGCCACTATAAGATTTAGTATTTTATTTGCTATGGCGGCAATTTTTGCTTGTAACACAGGAAATAAAGAAGAAAAATCCGAAAACGAAGATAAATCGACTGAAGAAAAAGTACAAGAATCAGTTTCTTCTATCAGTTTGACACCCGTTGAATCACCGCAGTTTGATGATTCTATGTTAGAGATGTTAAGCCCAATGGAAAACGAAACCAATATTGAGGCAGGCCCGGTTAAGTTCTCGTATAATGTGAAAAATTATGAACTAGCAACTCAAACAATTGATGCAGATGTTAAGAATTGTGCTAATTCGCCAAAAGGTCAACATATCCATTTGATTTTAAATAATCAGCCTTACTCAGCTCATTATGAAGCCGAATTCACGAAAGACTTAGAGGAAGGTCATTATGTAGCCTTATCATTCTTGTCTCGTTCTTATCATGAAAGTGTAAAGAGCTATGGTGCGGCAAATATTCGTCAGTTTACTGTAGGAAAAGAACCTAGTGGTCAGGAAATAGCCGATTTATCAGATCCGCACATGTTTTATAGTCGTCCGAAAGGAACCTATTCTGGTAAGGATGCTAAAAAAGTATTGCTGGATTTTTACCTATTAAATACCGAGCTTTCTGAGGAAGGAAATAAAGTAAGAGCCACCATCAACGGTGAAGAATTTATGCTTGATAATTGGCAACCGTATTTTATAGAGGGTGCTGAAATGGGAGAAATGAAAATCAAATTAGAGTTATTAGACGCAGATGGAAAACTAATTCCTAGTCCTTTCAATCCGGTTGAAAGAACGGTTACTTTAGAAGAAGGAGATGCTTCATAA
- a CDS encoding pyridoxal phosphate-dependent aminotransferase, producing MNYPVSERIMNMSESATLAMAAKARELKSQGIDIISLSLGEPDFKTPKHIQEAAKRAIDSEKYFAYPPVSGYQDLREAIAKKLEKENGIPSSADQIVVSNGAKQSIANLMLSMLNPGDEVIVFAPFWVSYAELVKLAGAVPVYVTGTLENDFKPTAEQLKGAITDKTKAVLYSSPCNPTGSVFSKEELEKLAMVLRQYDDIVVMSDEIYEHINFGNEGHISMASLPGMAERTITINGFSKGFAMTGWRVGYISAPLTIAKAATKIQGQITSGNSSIAQRAALAAITEDLKPTFEMTKTYHKRRDMMLDLLKEMPGVVTNVPTGAFYIFPDISSFFGKSDGETKVTNADDLAIYILKKANVSVVTGTAFGAPNCIRISYAASDDELKEAMQRLKKVLAELK from the coding sequence ATGAACTATCCGGTAAGTGAACGCATCATGAATATGTCTGAATCTGCTACTTTGGCTATGGCGGCTAAGGCTAGGGAGTTGAAATCTCAAGGGATTGACATCATCAGTTTAAGTTTGGGAGAGCCAGACTTTAAAACGCCTAAACATATTCAGGAAGCAGCTAAAAGGGCAATTGATAGTGAAAAGTATTTTGCTTACCCACCGGTTTCCGGATACCAAGATTTACGTGAGGCCATTGCTAAAAAACTGGAGAAGGAAAATGGAATTCCAAGTTCAGCTGATCAAATTGTAGTTTCAAATGGTGCAAAGCAGTCTATAGCTAACTTAATGTTATCCATGTTAAATCCTGGGGATGAAGTTATAGTTTTCGCTCCATTCTGGGTCAGTTATGCAGAATTGGTGAAATTAGCCGGAGCAGTTCCGGTTTACGTAACTGGCACATTGGAAAATGATTTCAAACCTACTGCAGAGCAATTAAAAGGTGCTATAACGGACAAAACAAAAGCTGTCCTATATTCATCTCCTTGTAATCCTACAGGGAGTGTGTTTTCTAAAGAAGAATTAGAAAAATTGGCGATGGTGCTCAGGCAATATGATGACATAGTGGTCATGTCCGATGAAATTTATGAACATATTAACTTTGGAAATGAAGGGCATATAAGCATGGCTTCTTTGCCAGGCATGGCGGAGAGAACTATTACGATCAATGGTTTTTCTAAAGGATTTGCCATGACAGGTTGGAGAGTGGGGTACATATCGGCTCCTTTGACAATCGCAAAAGCAGCAACAAAAATCCAAGGGCAGATTACCTCTGGAAATTCTTCTATAGCTCAAAGAGCTGCATTAGCAGCCATTACGGAAGATTTAAAACCAACTTTCGAGATGACCAAGACCTATCATAAGCGTAGGGATATGATGCTCGACTTATTGAAAGAGATGCCCGGTGTGGTGACAAATGTTCCAACAGGAGCCTTTTATATTTTCCCTGACATTAGCAGTTTCTTTGGGAAGTCGGACGGTGAAACAAAAGTGACCAATGCGGATGATTTAGCCATCTATATATTGAAAAAGGCCAATGTTTCTGTAGTGACTGGAACCGCATTTGGTGCGCCTAATTGTATTAGGATTTCTTATGCGGCTTCTGATGATGAATTGAAAGAAGCCATGCAGCGTTTGAAAAAAGTATTGGCAGAACTCAAATAA
- a CDS encoding bifunctional heptose 7-phosphate kinase/heptose 1-phosphate adenyltransferase, with protein sequence MAVQNIPELFRAFQKLKVLVIGDVMIDAYIWGSVSRISPEAPVPVVNVKHREKRMGGAANVALNLQSLGAEPILCAVLGNDEEAIIFEGLLEKRKITDKGIIKSQDRITTIKERVLSGSQHLLRVDSESLHPLNESEESLLQQKISDLIPEVDVIIFEDYDKGTITPNIIKHTVTQAKLAGKPIVVDPKKNNFFAYKGVDLFKPNLKELKEGMNVNFDHTDQQNLKTQTQLLRERLSSKMVMTTLSEKGVYIQSEQEDYLIPAYKRSISDVSGAGDTVISIAALCMALNLKADFVATLSNLGGGIVCEELGVVPIDAKKLEVEAIKHNLQL encoded by the coding sequence ATGGCTGTTCAAAACATTCCTGAGCTTTTTAGAGCATTTCAAAAACTGAAAGTTTTAGTCATTGGTGACGTGATGATTGATGCTTATATCTGGGGTAGTGTTTCAAGGATTTCTCCTGAAGCGCCTGTTCCGGTTGTTAATGTGAAGCATCGTGAGAAGAGAATGGGTGGAGCTGCCAATGTAGCCCTTAATCTGCAGTCATTAGGTGCGGAACCAATTTTATGTGCGGTTTTAGGAAATGATGAAGAAGCGATTATTTTTGAAGGATTATTAGAGAAAAGGAAGATTACCGATAAAGGAATCATTAAAAGCCAAGACCGAATTACAACAATTAAAGAACGGGTGCTTTCTGGTTCGCAACATTTGTTGAGGGTTGATTCCGAGAGCCTGCATCCTTTAAACGAGTCCGAAGAAAGTCTTTTGCAACAGAAAATATCTGATTTAATCCCGGAAGTGGATGTCATTATTTTTGAAGATTACGATAAAGGCACCATTACACCCAATATAATTAAACATACAGTCACACAGGCAAAACTCGCAGGAAAGCCTATTGTTGTTGATCCTAAAAAGAACAATTTCTTTGCTTATAAAGGGGTAGATTTATTTAAACCAAATTTGAAGGAATTAAAAGAAGGCATGAATGTGAATTTTGATCACACAGATCAACAGAACTTAAAAACTCAAACTCAACTCCTTCGGGAACGATTGTCTTCAAAGATGGTGATGACCACCTTATCAGAAAAAGGGGTTTACATTCAATCGGAGCAGGAAGATTATTTAATTCCTGCCTACAAAAGAAGTATTTCAGATGTTTCGGGAGCAGGAGATACTGTTATTAGCATTGCAGCCCTTTGCATGGCACTAAACTTAAAAGCTGATTTTGTAGCGACTTTGTCCAACTTAGGAGGAGGAATTGTATGCGAAGAATTAGGAGTAGTCCCAATTGATGCCAAAAAGTTGGAAGTAGAAGCAATAAAGCATAATTTACAGTTATAA
- a CDS encoding TrkH family potassium uptake protein, with product MKLSKLKNAFAEWLNNMLYSSRSQVLNTLISLKAFIWLTATILLLYVFGFETEKGELEQVFLGLDVVLIIYFSTFLIRLLYEFRRTEFLKNNKLETFLVLIIIINTISNHFLDNKIIGFFIESFEFKSYEDAYLALITFFFIILIIYELINASDIFSRLKASPANSFIVSFMILILFGTGMLMLPAMTNQEGSMKFMDALFTSVSACCVTGLIVVDTATFFTIKGQIVIMILVQIGALGIISFASFFANIMKSGVGIKQQLFLQDYLISESLFSAKGLLRKIIFITLLLELITFVLIYFTWGDEVVFTSQAQKLFFTAFHAVSAFCNAGFSLFTNGLAEHGVATSYILHIVVAISMIFGTIGFSTIQDIFSLKRLRDRYQNPWKDWTLSTKVAVYTTAFLIVFGMLVFYLLERDYILSDKNFMEATISSFFQSVTRTAGFNTVDIGALRTPTLILLAFLMFIGASSGSVGGGIKTSTFYLILVSVFATIRGRLKIEIDKRFIPKELLFKALSIFFFAASINLIGVFVLTLTESNFSFVQIIFEQVSAFGTVGLSTGITSELSTAGRVVIILSMFVGRVGTLTFAFALSSRQISQNYKYPKAHLMVG from the coding sequence ATGAAATTATCAAAACTCAAAAATGCTTTTGCAGAATGGCTTAATAATATGCTCTATAGCAGTAGAAGCCAGGTGTTGAATACACTTATTTCCCTAAAAGCTTTTATTTGGTTGACAGCCACTATTCTGTTGCTATATGTGTTTGGTTTTGAAACAGAAAAGGGTGAATTGGAGCAAGTATTTTTGGGCTTGGACGTTGTTCTAATTATATATTTTAGCACTTTTCTCATTCGCTTGCTGTATGAATTTAGGCGGACAGAATTCCTTAAAAATAATAAATTAGAAACCTTTTTAGTATTGATTATTATTATCAATACAATTAGTAATCATTTTCTTGACAATAAAATAATTGGTTTTTTCATTGAGAGCTTCGAGTTTAAAAGTTATGAAGATGCTTATTTAGCCTTAATCACCTTCTTTTTTATTATTCTCATTATTTATGAGCTAATCAATGCATCGGATATATTTTCACGACTGAAAGCAAGTCCAGCCAATTCTTTCATTGTTAGCTTCATGATACTTATTCTGTTTGGAACTGGAATGTTGATGCTTCCTGCCATGACCAATCAAGAGGGCTCCATGAAGTTTATGGATGCATTATTTACTTCAGTGAGTGCGTGCTGTGTTACAGGATTAATAGTTGTGGACACAGCCACTTTTTTTACCATCAAGGGTCAAATCGTGATTATGATTTTAGTACAGATTGGAGCGCTTGGGATTATTTCTTTTGCGTCATTTTTTGCTAATATAATGAAAAGTGGAGTAGGGATAAAGCAGCAGTTATTTTTACAGGATTATTTAATAAGCGAATCGCTGTTTTCAGCTAAAGGCTTACTAAGAAAAATTATTTTTATCACGCTCTTGCTAGAATTAATCACTTTTGTTTTGATTTATTTTACTTGGGGAGATGAAGTGGTCTTTACTTCACAAGCTCAAAAATTATTCTTTACAGCTTTTCATGCGGTCAGCGCTTTTTGTAATGCTGGTTTTAGTCTTTTTACAAATGGTTTAGCTGAGCATGGAGTCGCTACTAGTTATATTCTTCATATTGTTGTAGCTATTTCCATGATTTTCGGGACAATTGGATTTTCTACGATTCAAGATATCTTTAGTCTTAAAAGATTAAGGGACCGCTATCAAAACCCATGGAAAGATTGGACATTAAGCACCAAAGTAGCCGTTTACACGACCGCATTCCTGATAGTATTTGGGATGCTGGTATTTTATTTACTGGAAAGAGATTACATTCTTTCTGATAAAAACTTTATGGAAGCTACAATTTCTAGCTTTTTTCAATCCGTAACCAGAACTGCGGGCTTCAACACAGTGGATATTGGCGCATTACGTACGCCAACTCTAATTTTACTGGCATTTTTGATGTTTATTGGTGCATCTTCAGGCTCAGTAGGAGGAGGAATTAAAACCTCTACCTTTTATTTGATTCTCGTTTCTGTATTTGCAACTATTAGGGGGCGGTTAAAAATAGAAATCGATAAAAGATTTATTCCGAAAGAGTTACTTTTTAAAGCTTTATCGATCTTTTTCTTTGCTGCATCCATTAATTTGATTGGCGTATTTGTATTGACATTAACGGAAAGCAATTTTTCTTTTGTTCAGATTATTTTTGAGCAGGTTTCCGCCTTTGGAACGGTTGGGTTGAGCACGGGGATTACGTCCGAATTGTCAACAGCGGGCAGAGTGGTCATAATCCTTTCCATGTTTGTAGGAAGAGTTGGAACGCTTACTTTCGCATTTGCTCTGAGTAGTAGACAGATTTCTCAAAATTATAAATATCCGAAAGCACATTTAATGGTAGGTTGA
- a CDS encoding TrkH family potassium uptake protein encodes MNISRIKNTIIELLNNAIYKSKKPVLTTVRSVKVFLWIAACVILLYEFGYDVSSDELKQVFLALDIILLFYFLSFIIRWLYSFRRLEFLQSHKLEFLLVIIILINSISYYAFDNRIVHFLQDFFEFNSYADAYQTLLAFYFIVLISYEGVKASVILSQLKTKPARTFIISFIILIFFGTGVLMFPEMSVKHETMSFMDALFTAVSASCVTGLIVVDTATYFSLKGQFVIMILMQFGGLGIITFASFLASLLKTGVGIKQQLMLQDFLESDSLFSAKGLLSKIFFITFLVEFIAFILIFFSWGHDVHFNTVGQKVFFSAFHSVSAFCNAGFSLFTNGLFEQGVATSYILHIIIAITLILGGIGFSSLQDLFSVTNLRERFKSPWKEWKLSTKIAVYTSMVLLFTGMIAFYFIERNNTLADMNFMEAMITSFFQSATARTAGFNTVDFSALKIPALVLISFLMFVGASSGSVGGGIKTSTFYLLIKSVIATLNNRAKIEIDKKFIPKELLYKALSVFFFAATMNLVAIFALTITDGDISLERLIFEQVSAFGTVGLSTGITADLSLGGRIIIILSMFIGRVGTLTFALALSNRATTTTHKYPKAHLMVG; translated from the coding sequence ATGAATATAAGTAGAATTAAAAATACAATTATTGAATTGCTAAATAATGCAATTTATAAGAGCAAAAAACCTGTACTAACTACGGTTCGCTCTGTTAAAGTATTTTTATGGATTGCTGCTTGTGTAATTTTACTGTACGAATTTGGGTATGATGTCAGTAGTGATGAATTGAAACAAGTATTTTTAGCCTTAGATATCATCTTGTTGTTTTATTTTTTGAGTTTCATCATTCGATGGCTGTATTCGTTTAGAAGATTGGAGTTTTTGCAGTCCCACAAATTAGAATTTTTACTGGTCATCATAATTTTGATAAACTCTATTAGTTATTATGCTTTTGACAATAGGATTGTACATTTTTTACAGGATTTCTTTGAATTCAATAGTTATGCGGATGCCTATCAAACGCTATTAGCCTTTTATTTTATAGTATTAATTTCCTACGAAGGCGTAAAGGCGAGCGTGATTTTGTCTCAATTAAAAACCAAGCCTGCTAGAACCTTTATCATTAGTTTTATCATCTTAATCTTTTTTGGAACTGGCGTTTTAATGTTTCCTGAAATGTCAGTAAAGCATGAAACCATGTCTTTTATGGACGCTTTATTCACTGCTGTTAGTGCAAGTTGTGTAACGGGTTTAATTGTAGTAGATACTGCTACCTATTTTTCTTTGAAAGGGCAATTTGTCATTATGATTTTAATGCAGTTTGGAGGCTTGGGCATTATTACCTTTGCTTCCTTTTTAGCGTCTTTACTAAAGACTGGAGTAGGGATCAAGCAGCAATTAATGCTCCAAGATTTCCTCGAGAGTGATTCTTTATTTTCTGCTAAGGGTTTATTGAGCAAAATCTTTTTCATAACTTTTTTAGTGGAGTTCATTGCCTTTATATTGATCTTCTTCTCATGGGGTCATGATGTTCATTTTAACACAGTGGGGCAGAAAGTATTCTTTTCAGCCTTTCATTCTGTAAGTGCATTTTGTAATGCAGGTTTTAGCTTGTTTACTAATGGACTATTTGAACAAGGCGTAGCCACTAGTTATATATTACATATCATAATAGCCATTACTTTGATTTTAGGGGGTATTGGTTTCTCATCTCTACAAGATCTATTTTCTGTAACAAATCTTAGAGAAAGATTTAAAAGTCCATGGAAAGAATGGAAATTGAGCACCAAAATAGCCGTATATACCTCTATGGTGTTACTTTTTACTGGAATGATAGCCTTTTATTTTATAGAAAGGAATAACACTTTGGCAGATATGAATTTTATGGAAGCCATGATTACAAGCTTTTTTCAATCTGCAACAGCCAGGACTGCAGGCTTTAATACCGTGGACTTTAGTGCGTTGAAAATCCCGGCCTTGGTTCTTATATCTTTCTTAATGTTCGTTGGTGCTTCTTCTGGTTCAGTTGGTGGAGGGATCAAAACCTCAACTTTTTATTTATTGATAAAATCAGTAATAGCTACTTTGAATAATAGGGCTAAAATTGAAATTGATAAAAAATTTATACCTAAGGAGTTGTTATACAAAGCGTTGTCAGTTTTTTTCTTTGCGGCTACCATGAATTTGGTTGCTATTTTCGCTTTGACTATTACGGATGGAGATATTAGTTTAGAGCGGTTAATTTTTGAGCAGGTTTCAGCTTTTGGTACTGTGGGATTAAGCACAGGAATCACAGCTGATTTATCACTTGGTGGAAGAATTATCATTATTCTATCGATGTTTATAGGTAGGGTAGGTACCTTGACCTTTGCATTAGCACTCAGCAACAGGGCTACAACCACTACTCATAAATATCCGAAGGCGCATTTGATGGTGGGTTAA
- the dapF gene encoding diaminopimelate epimerase encodes MARIEFYKYQGTGNDFVMVDNRFQKVNSKDKTMAQKLCDRKFGVGSDGLILIENHDDYDFEMIFFNPDGSQSMCGNGSRCAVKFAQFLGIIGNQTTFLSTDGVHEASIDGDIVRLSMKDVPQTKINTFPEHFTINTGSPHYVIFASNIKDKNVKEEGASIRYSEEFAKEGINVNFVEKLSKDQISVRTYERGVENETLSCGTGVTACAIAHVLHGGISPVKIETLGGQLSVDFELIDGNAKNIWLTGPAKNVFKGQIEL; translated from the coding sequence ATGGCAAGGATTGAATTTTATAAATATCAGGGAACAGGTAATGATTTTGTGATGGTGGATAACCGCTTTCAAAAGGTAAATAGTAAAGACAAAACGATGGCTCAAAAACTGTGTGATCGTAAATTTGGTGTGGGTTCCGATGGTCTGATATTAATTGAAAATCATGATGATTATGATTTTGAAATGATATTTTTTAACCCAGATGGCTCGCAAAGCATGTGTGGGAATGGAAGTAGGTGTGCGGTCAAATTTGCTCAATTCTTGGGGATTATTGGCAATCAAACCACCTTTTTATCTACAGATGGGGTACACGAAGCCTCTATTGATGGGGATATTGTTCGTTTAAGCATGAAGGATGTCCCACAAACTAAAATCAATACTTTTCCTGAGCATTTTACGATAAATACGGGTTCACCGCATTATGTTATTTTTGCCAGTAACATAAAAGACAAAAATGTAAAAGAAGAAGGTGCTTCCATTCGTTATAGTGAGGAATTTGCCAAAGAAGGCATCAACGTAAACTTTGTTGAGAAACTGTCTAAGGATCAAATTTCAGTAAGAACGTATGAAAGGGGAGTAGAAAATGAAACCTTGTCGTGCGGCACAGGTGTTACGGCTTGTGCAATTGCACATGTTTTGCATGGTGGAATTTCTCCAGTCAAAATTGAAACCTTAGGAGGGCAATTGAGTGTTGATTTTGAGTTGATAGACGGGAATGCAAAAAATATCTGGCTGACCGGGCCGGCAAAGAATGTTTTTAAAGGGCAAATCGAGCTTTAA
- the secA gene encoding preprotein translocase subunit SecA, with the protein MLDFIAKGLTKVFGTKSDRDIKEVLPIVEQINEEFAKLKSLSHDELRAKTTDVLERINQYLKDIDDEIAALHAKVDENPDMDLHTKEDLFNEIDALEEKRNEKLEEILLEVLPETFAIVKDTARRFMENEQLEVTANMFDKEMSGKAEHVNLSGDKAIWNNTWKAAGNDTTWNMMHYDVQLIGGIVLHKGKIAEMATGEGKTLVATLPAFLNALAKRGVHIVTVNDYLAKRDSEWMAPIFQFHGISCDCIDKFKPNSEERRKAYQSDIVYGTNNEFGFDYLRDNMTRETKELVQGKHHFAMIDEVDSVLIDEARTPLIISGPVPKGDVHEFDSLKPRIEKLVQEQRKLTADFLLEAKKLIKEGKEDEGGLALFRAYRGLPKHKPLIKFLSEQGMRQILQKTENIYLADNSKLMPEADEPLLFTIEEKNNNIDLTEKGIDLITRDDEDASFFILPDIGVEISELEKDESLADEEILEKKDELIKDYAVKAERIHSVNQLLKAYTLFEKDTEYILVDGKVKIVDEQTGRVMEGRRYSDGLHQAIEAKENVKVEDATQTYATITLQNYFRMYHKLAGMTGTAETEAGEFWDIYKLDVVVIPTNKDIVRDDRQDKVYKTVREKFNAVAAEIEEMSKEGRPVLVGTTSVEISEILSRMLNMRKIKHQVLNAKQHAREADVVAEAGKPGTVTIATNMAGRGTDIKLAKESKEAGGLAIIGTERHESRRVDRQLRGRAGRQGDPGSSQFFVSLEDNLMRMFGSDRIAKLMDRMGLEEGEVIQHSMISKSIERAQKKVEENNFGTRKRLLEYDDVMNSQREVIYKRRKNALYGERLQLDIMNMLYDTCEDIVNNSKAMDAFDDFRLSILSTFGIDFEISKEDYESLKPNELTEKLYNHVYTAYKAKNDKIKEKAFPILKDISKTKGATVKEIMVPFTDGKKQIGVVTDLQRNLDTEGQELILSMEKISTLAIIDENWKEHLREMDDLKQSVQNAVYEQKDPLLIYKFEGFELFKRFIGKLNEDTSSFMMKLDLPVQDSSQVQAAAQRKQQQNYKESKEESGSVLSGGQNKNRPPVEKQMPAKSEKVVGRNDRVTVQYQDGSVKKDVKFKTVEEDVKSNKCVLLDE; encoded by the coding sequence ATGCTTGACTTTATAGCCAAAGGACTGACAAAAGTTTTCGGAACGAAATCTGACAGAGATATAAAAGAAGTACTCCCAATTGTGGAGCAAATCAATGAGGAATTTGCCAAATTAAAAAGTTTATCGCACGATGAACTAAGGGCTAAAACCACCGATGTTTTAGAGAGAATCAATCAATACCTGAAGGATATTGATGACGAAATAGCTGCTCTCCATGCTAAGGTGGACGAAAATCCTGATATGGATTTACACACAAAGGAAGACTTGTTTAATGAAATTGATGCTTTAGAGGAGAAAAGAAACGAAAAGTTAGAGGAAATACTCTTGGAAGTGTTACCTGAGACTTTTGCGATCGTTAAAGATACAGCTCGTAGATTTATGGAAAACGAGCAGTTGGAAGTAACGGCCAATATGTTCGATAAAGAAATGTCCGGCAAAGCCGAACATGTTAATCTAAGTGGTGATAAAGCCATTTGGAATAATACTTGGAAAGCGGCTGGAAACGATACGACCTGGAATATGATGCATTACGATGTGCAATTAATTGGCGGGATCGTTTTGCATAAAGGTAAAATTGCCGAAATGGCTACGGGTGAAGGTAAAACTTTGGTCGCTACCTTGCCAGCTTTCTTAAATGCGCTAGCTAAAAGGGGAGTGCATATTGTAACAGTAAATGATTACTTAGCAAAACGGGATTCAGAATGGATGGCACCTATTTTCCAATTCCACGGAATCTCTTGTGATTGCATTGATAAATTTAAGCCGAATTCTGAAGAAAGAAGAAAGGCTTATCAGTCCGATATAGTTTATGGAACCAATAATGAATTTGGTTTTGATTACTTGCGTGACAATATGACGCGCGAAACTAAGGAATTGGTTCAGGGCAAGCATCATTTTGCTATGATTGATGAGGTCGATTCTGTTCTAATTGATGAAGCAAGGACCCCATTGATTATTTCTGGTCCCGTGCCAAAAGGCGATGTACACGAATTCGATTCTTTAAAACCAAGAATTGAAAAGTTAGTGCAAGAACAAAGAAAACTAACAGCTGACTTCTTACTAGAAGCAAAGAAGCTAATCAAAGAAGGAAAAGAAGATGAAGGTGGACTAGCGCTGTTCAGAGCATACCGAGGCTTACCAAAACACAAACCATTAATAAAATTCCTGAGTGAGCAGGGTATGCGTCAGATCTTGCAAAAAACAGAGAATATTTATTTGGCAGATAATTCCAAATTAATGCCAGAGGCAGATGAGCCTTTATTGTTCACCATTGAAGAGAAAAACAATAATATAGACCTTACTGAAAAAGGTATTGATCTGATCACTAGGGATGATGAAGATGCCAGTTTCTTCATTCTACCGGATATAGGCGTAGAGATTTCTGAATTAGAAAAAGATGAGTCTTTAGCTGATGAAGAAATATTGGAGAAAAAGGATGAGTTGATTAAAGACTATGCAGTAAAAGCTGAACGTATTCACTCGGTGAATCAGTTATTAAAAGCATACACACTTTTCGAGAAAGACACTGAATACATTCTGGTAGATGGAAAAGTAAAAATTGTGGATGAGCAAACCGGTCGTGTGATGGAGGGAAGAAGATATTCTGATGGTCTTCATCAAGCGATAGAAGCCAAAGAAAATGTCAAGGTTGAGGATGCTACGCAGACTTATGCTACCATTACTTTACAGAATTACTTCAGAATGTACCATAAGTTAGCGGGTATGACCGGTACTGCAGAAACGGAAGCTGGTGAATTCTGGGATATCTACAAACTAGATGTGGTGGTTATCCCAACTAATAAAGATATTGTTAGAGATGATCGCCAAGATAAGGTTTATAAAACGGTCCGTGAAAAATTCAATGCAGTTGCAGCAGAAATTGAAGAAATGAGTAAGGAAGGAAGACCTGTACTTGTAGGTACTACCTCCGTTGAAATTTCAGAGATTTTGAGTCGTATGTTGAACATGCGTAAAATAAAACATCAAGTATTGAACGCCAAGCAACATGCTAGAGAGGCAGATGTAGTGGCGGAAGCGGGTAAGCCAGGTACTGTGACTATCGCTACCAATATGGCGGGTCGTGGTACGGATATTAAATTGGCAAAAGAATCGAAGGAAGCAGGAGGATTGGCTATAATCGGTACGGAAAGACATGAATCAAGAAGAGTAGATAGACAGTTGAGAGGTCGTGCGGGCCGTCAAGGTGACCCGGGTTCTTCGCAATTCTTTGTTTCTTTGGAAGATAACTTAATGAGGATGTTTGGATCTGATAGGATCGCTAAACTCATGGATAGAATGGGATTGGAAGAAGGAGAAGTTATTCAGCATTCTATGATTTCTAAATCGATAGAAAGAGCACAGAAGAAAGTGGAGGAAAATAACTTTGGTACTCGTAAGCGATTATTGGAGTACGATGATGTCATGAATTCTCAGCGTGAAGTGATCTACAAGAGAAGGAAAAATGCACTTTATGGCGAAAGATTGCAGTTGGATATTATGAATATGTTGTATGATACTTGCGAAGATATAGTTAACAATTCAAAAGCTATGGATGCTTTTGATGATTTCAGATTGAGTATCTTAAGTACTTTCGGAATTGATTTTGAAATTAGCAAAGAGGATTATGAATCATTGAAGCCAAACGAACTTACGGAGAAACTGTATAATCATGTTTATACTGCCTATAAAGCAAAGAATGATAAAATAAAAGAGAAGGCTTTTCCAATTTTAAAAGACATTTCGAAAACAAAAGGGGCTACCGTCAAAGAAATTATGGTTCCTTTTACCGATGGGAAAAAGCAAATTGGGGTCGTTACTGATTTACAAAGAAATTTAGATACAGAAGGGCAGGAACTCATACTTTCTATGGAAAAAATTTCCACTTTAGCCATCATTGATGAGAATTGGAAAGAGCACTTGAGGGAAATGGATGATTTAAAGCAGTCTGTGCAGAATGCTGTTTATGAGCAAAAAGATCCTTTATTGATTTATAAATTTGAGGGCTTTGAATTGTTCAAGAGGTTTATTGGTAAATTAAATGAAGATACCAGCTCATTTATGATGAAATTGGATTTGCCAGTGCAGGACAGCTCTCAAGTGCAGGCTGCAGCGCAAAGAAAGCAGCAGCAGAATTATAAAGAAAGTAAAGAGGAGTCAGGTTCTGTATTAAGCGGAGGTCAAAATAAAAACAGACCACCGGTCGAAAAGCAGATGCCGGCAAAATCTGAAAAAGTTGTGGGAAGAAATGACCGAGTAACTGTTCAATATCAGGATGGAAGCGTGAAAAAAGACGTGAAATTCAAAACAGTGGAAGAAGATGTTAAAAGTAATAAATGTGTTTTATTAGATGAATAA